The genomic stretch AGAATATATACCAGTTCCTGCATCCCGTAATTTTCGCGGGAAAGTCACAGGACACATCTAGTAtattgataaattaataataaatatatgacatACCTCTTTTAAATTGTTGTTGCATACTTACAGTATTTTCTTGATATTCACTCTGGACATGGTCTTTGTATTTGTTAAGATCATCTCTTTTTTGATTTTGCAAAATCAAAGCTTCCTTAAGACGTTGAACTTCATTTTGCCTAAAATATAAGATACAAAacagaatattaaataaatataaaatactcttAGCCAGAACATATACCCTCTTGAAAACCTGGACAAAATGTTAtgcaaaattacaataaaaataaaataaattgtaaaatcaaGTTAAACAAAgaaattgaaaaagaaaatcaaGATATGAATTCAGTTCAATTCTAGGCATGTTAAACTAAGCATTTAGCTAATATTGCGCTCTAAAGTCACTTTTACtacctaaaaaatattatttaatttgctataaataaatataagcattTTCCAAAGTTAGTAATATACccatttgtatataaataagttttgtttatGTGTAGATTTActgtacattataaaaaaacatctcaGGATTTCTTGTTTTGTTAATTAGGTGCCTATACAGACTATAAGGCCATTTTGAACAGCTCCTAATCCACTTAAATTAACTGCTGCTATTTCTGGCGGCAACTCATATTTGCTGGGTTACTTAAACTACATTGTCACAATTGATTGTGACTGGTTAATAGGACAAGAGTAAAGAAGATACCACTGATCTGGACAGATTAACAATAAACTGACAATGTTCAGAAGCATAATAATTAGGCTAACTACTGGCTGTCCAGTAAGGCAAGACACTAAGTGCAAGGTCACTTGTGCATCtacaaatgtatttaaaaatgtcCTGACTTGAAAGAGACTATAACAATAACCTTATTAAgctatgatcatcatcattataaacctaGTCCACTACCCCCTGAACTGAACCCCACACACACACCTCGGGTGTGTGTTGGGGATCAAACTTGGTACCTCCGAAAGGAACCGAAGCTCCTAAGCTAGAGATATACTTTTACTAAATCAATTCTCAATTATGTATGTAGGTAACATTTATTAATGCAATTAATCATAAAATGCTTGTTATCTAGATACCTGCTAATTAAGAGTGTTTCCATATTCTGATTATTAGGATTAGCCAGAGGAATCCGAGTGCCCTGGTTCCATCCTAATTCTTCTAAAAGTTGGGCCATATATCTTGGCACCACAGCACTTTGCTCactcattttaatatatttatcaataaatccaataaaatacaatgaagtttaaactttataaataataatggtaACTAGGAGATATTAGATCGAAATTCAAAAACCCCATTCCGCTGCATAACAAATATTCAAAACTCGgattcaaaacaaacaaacaaagacatTATTGTCGATTTGACAGTTGTTACAGCTGactgagataaaaaaaaactatactctATAATCGATGGGTATAATCTATCAACCTAACTTTCGTAAAATCGGTTTCTATTTGTGTATAATTAAGAACCGAAGTGAATCGAAATAAAATGATCGAATGGagtaaaattattgaaattaactGCAAAAATGTTATGAGTTATTAGGATATCAATAAAATTCATGAATTTAGAGGCGTGCTCGTATTTAACTTATTTCGAAAACTTCATTACCATGAGATATGAAACTATGGGCATATGAGTGGAGGTACTGGGTTCGATCCTTGGCAGGgacaatatgtatttattcataaattagatttaaaataaattatagattttataataatgttttaccCAACTCCTAACAGATAAGCAAACTTAGACTACATTCATCACATACCTACCACGAGGTGAGACTGCAGTTGAAGTGCTGGTTAGTAAACTTAAATAACGCTTAGTTATCGATTGTTATCAggtgttagttataataactgaAACTAAAGGCTTAAACGTGCCCTTCGAGTCATTGCTCAACAGTATAGGTATATCTAACTATAACTGGATGGATGACCGTACTTTGGAAGTCCCTTCATCACTCGAAAAGAGAGACTAGTTATAAAACTCAAACCTTCAATTATGACCtcaatactaaaataaacacatatttcttataggtacttatttattagGTCTCTTTATGATTTGTGTAtgttattcttttaaatataaaacattaatgtcTAAATTCATAttgtaatatacttaaatattgtTCGATTAGTGATTTACTCCGAAAATTAACGAaacaattgtttaattaatataattgaggcaatttttaattaaatatacaggAAAGTAATGAGTTGGTGTTAATGATATTTTACCGAGATCATGCTTTATTGGTCGTCTTTCGTCGAAGTCGTTTATGATGTAAAATTTCTTGAAATGGCGCCAAAAGAATAAGCGCGCAATCCTCCAAAAATAACTCGCGAGCAGGTTAGTTTCACGCTAACTCCGTAGCATATTGCTATTACCggtcttaatattttttgtgtaattcTTGTTATTATGAGTGCTAACGCTGCTTGCTTGCCGTGCCCTATTTGTTTACATACTGGTGTTTTTAATACTGCGCAGTCGCTTAAAGACCGATTAATTTTTGTatctacaaataatattttgtgtccAATTTGTCAAGAAGAAGTTTCGGGCTTGGATAAACTGACTATACATTTATTCAGCCATATAAATATAGCACCAACGCAACATCCTCCTCAACGAAATGAAAACATTGATATCAGAAGTGTGTCTAAGCAACCGACGAAACCAACAGCAGAGACTCAGAAAAAGACCAAAGTTACAACATCCAAAAATAAACCATTATCACCAACACCGATTACACAAATGAAGTTTGTGAAAATTTATCCCAAATTGCCCGTTATAGCTTTAAACACAATGCCGATTATAGACATAACACCGAATGCAGAAGGTAGTGTCCAAAGCAATAATTCCCTTTACATACCCGCGGTAAAAACCGAAACGTCTATACTGCCAACTACAAACAAATGTGATATTTGTGGACTGCAATTTGTCGATGCTAACATTTTGAGAATGCACAAGTGTTTGATACATAATATTGAAGATAATTCACACCATACTTTCACACGATACAATTGTCATCTTTgttcaaaaaattttaaaatgcgagGTTCTTTAATGGTACATTTGAGAGTAGCACATTACGGTTTTGCTTCAAGTCAGACCTCTGAATCAAACatagacactgaaaataaaGACAAAAATGGAAATCACGTATCAGACGTTAAGTCCTCTGACCTCGAAAGACGCGACGGTAAACAATGGCAATGCGATGTGTGTCGAAAATGTTTTACGACAAAATATTTTCTGAAGAAACATAAAAGGCTTCATACAGgttaaaattattgatgttaGTTTATAGGGTAATTTaaactaacaaaatattattaatagacAGAAAAAAACGCTCAGACACACAAGAGATGAATAAGTAGTGGAATAAGTAATTGATGAACTGGGTCAATCATTatttaagacattttttttaaataacaatatacatattgttTAGAAAACGAATTATAACATCAGTATAcggtattctattttttttagttctttatTATTGCAGTAAATTAAGCTGAGTGAGCATgtttttatgataaattatatttttcaagcAGTTGATCTTTTGTAAAATTCTTTGGATTCAGATTACACTACAAATCTGGTTAATGCAGTCATTTGTGTATTAGATGTATTATTTAACAGCACCCACAAGAAATAAAGTATACTGTTATACATAGGCATATATTAGGTACCTTACCCGCAATGATTGTTTTTCgaaaatacaggtttttttagTCTACGGTTTTCTTCTATTTCAGGTGAAACGCCGTACGCATGTACACAATGTAACAAAACGTTTACATTCCAGCAGTCGTATCATAAGCACTTATTATATCACAATGATGAAAAGCCCCATACATGTAGTTTTTGTGGCAGGGCTTTTAAAGAACTGTCAACACTCCATAATCACCAAAGGATACACACAGGCGAAAAACCGTTCGCATGTGAAACTTGTGGTAGGTACCTATCGTGTGTGAATCATATAGGTATCATTAAGAGTTAACTTACTTCTATGCTTTAACTATAGCTATACATAATTTATTGAAcaggatataaaataaaactacagctctattaaaaaatatattttccccTACGAACTTTCATGCGGTATCGCATGCTATGGCTCTCAGCGTCGTATCAACCGCCCGTGCTTATCGTGATATTATAGCCTATAGTTAATGGCCTTCCTTAAGATTTAGgctataaaatgcaaataatattgTTCTATCTGAATGGAAGTTCTAGAGCGAACATAAGCGAAtcctaaaataaaactactttaatacttatattaaagctgaaaagttagtttttttatttgtttgtttaaatgcTCTAATAACTGGAAATACCACCCGGATTTCGAAAATCTTTTATACATTAAGTTGCCCAATTGTTGAGGAAATTCATAATGCccaaagttatataaatttatataaaatatttctccATGGCCGAGGGGTTAAATAAAACACCCCTATTGTATGAATAACTGAATTGAATGATTTATTGAAAGTCTCTCATTATGAAAGTTAAATCAATGCAAGTTATCTATTCGGTGTCTAGGTTGACAATTAAATGCTAACATACccattttagaatttataaaaattcgaCTCCCAAACGGATTTAATAATAGAAGATTATCTCTGATATTAGTTCCAGAGCTAGTAGCAGAGATAAGCCccttcaaacaaataaaataaaaaaacaaactcttcagctttattcgtTTAGCATAGACAGTTAAAGTAACACtgtgtgttttatttctttacatttgtACCTTGTAAATGTTATCTACAAAGgttaatcaattttattttcaggaAAATGCTTCCGGCAAAGGGTTTCCTATCTGGTTCATAGACGCATCCACACTGGCGTTATGCCTTACAAGTGTACTGCTTGTGATAAAAGTTTCAGATACAAAGTACGtatttcaaaaattaacatTCCTTGTTACATCTTTACTTAGATATTTAGAATTTAGTtgtttatttcagttttgtGACCGACATTGTTTTAGGTTTAAAATCGAATTGTTcgtaaaaatgaaaatcatttGTGCACTgaatgtcaaaataaataagcaGAAACAGGTAAGGCTAGTTTCAACGCCTCTGTCAATCAAGATGTAAGCTTTGTTATCGCCAGCTTTACAACGTGATAGTGAGGCCTTCAATTACTATGTGCTGACTAGGACTTTGAACTTAACTGACGAGAACCAATGACCTGACTTGATCTAAAAATGGATCTGACCTTAAGATAATCAACCAAAATAATGCCAGGCATACGATATAATAAACTCGCATAGCTGTGGAAAATAAATCGATCCTTTTTCactaacaaaaattattttttaattaaaggtaTCGCAACGAACTCACAAATGTCAAGTTCAACCACCAGGGACGGTTGTTAGGCAAACAGGCGAATTCgttgaaaaacttaaaaagaaaaaagaatcaGACGATCCGACTTTAAAAAGTAATGAGATTGAATCTCAAAATGGTAAGTTTGAACACACGAAATACCCCGAAATATCTGAAGTGAACGCTGAATTAGTGAGAACGGGGGCACAGTTATCTTTAGAAGACATGGAATCTGAAAACTTTACAATACTTTCAGAAGCCTTTGGAGAAAGTAATATGCCATGCTCTAATTATTCTTCGGAATTACCGAGAAATGCCACTCAAGATGAAAAAACTGTCGACATAATATCGAACATTGATGAGTTAATTGAATCTATTCCAGCTAATGAAA from Pararge aegeria chromosome 4, ilParAegt1.1, whole genome shotgun sequence encodes the following:
- the LOC120637799 gene encoding zinc finger protein 761 isoform X1, giving the protein MSANAACLPCPICLHTGVFNTAQSLKDRLIFVSTNNILCPICQEEVSGLDKLTIHLFSHINIAPTQHPPQRNENIDIRSVSKQPTKPTAETQKKTKVTTSKNKPLSPTPITQMKFVKIYPKLPVIALNTMPIIDITPNAEGSVQSNNSLYIPAVKTETSILPTTNKCDICGLQFVDANILRMHKCLIHNIEDNSHHTFTRYNCHLCSKNFKMRGSLMVHLRVAHYGFASSQTSESNIDTENKDKNGNHVSDVKSSDLERRDGKQWQCDVCRKCFTTKYFLKKHKRLHTGETPYACTQCNKTFTFQQSYHKHLLYHNDEKPHTCSFCGRAFKELSTLHNHQRIHTGEKPFACETCGKCFRQRVSYLVHRRIHTGVMPYKCTACDKSFRYKVSQRTHKCQVQPPGTVVRQTGEFVEKLKKKKESDDPTLKSNEIESQNGKFEHTKYPEISEVNAELVRTGAQLSLEDMESENFTILSEAFGESNMPCSNYSSELPRNATQDEKTVDIISNIDELIESIPANEKSIPSPSDIFKKLCLSNEEEFFGVNQDSDLSYEMNKDINDYL
- the LOC120637799 gene encoding zinc finger protein 761 isoform X2; translated protein: MSANAACLPCPICLHTGVFNTAQSLKDRLIFVSTNNILCPICQEEVSGLDKLTIHLFSHINIAPTQHPPQRNENIDIRSVSKQPTKPTAETQKKTKVTTSKNKPLSPTPITQMKFVKIYPKLPVIALNTMPIIDITPNAEGSVQSNNSLYIPAVKTETSILPTTNKCDICGLQFVDANILRMHKCLIHNIEDNSHHTFTRYNCHLCSKNFKMRGSLMVHLRVAHYGFASSQTSESNIDTENKDKNGNHVSDVKSSDLERRDGKQWQCDVCRKCFTTKYFLKKHKRLHTGETPYACTQCNKTFTFQQSYHKHLLYHNDEKPHTCSFCGRAFKELSTLHNHQRIHTGEKPFACETCGKCFRQRVSYLVHRRIHTGVMPYKCTACDKSFRYKVSQRTHKCQVQPPGTVVRQTGEFVEKLKKKKESDDPTLKSNEIESQNEAFGESNMPCSNYSSELPRNATQDEKTVDIISNIDELIESIPANEKSIPSPSDIFKKLCLSNEEEFFGVNQDSDLSYEMNKDINDYL
- the LOC120637799 gene encoding zinc finger protein 271 isoform X3 — encoded protein: MSANAACLPCPICLHTGVFNTAQSLKDRLIFVSTNNILCPICQEEVSGLDKLTIHLFSHINIAPTQHPPQRNENIDIRSVSKQPTKPTAETQKKTKVTTSKNKPLSPTPITQMKFVKIYPKLPVIALNTMPIIDITPNAEGETPYACTQCNKTFTFQQSYHKHLLYHNDEKPHTCSFCGRAFKELSTLHNHQRIHTGEKPFACETCGKCFRQRVSYLVHRRIHTGVMPYKCTACDKSFRYKVSQRTHKCQVQPPGTVVRQTGEFVEKLKKKKESDDPTLKSNEIESQNGKFEHTKYPEISEVNAELVRTGAQLSLEDMESENFTILSEAFGESNMPCSNYSSELPRNATQDEKTVDIISNIDELIESIPANEKSIPSPSDIFKKLCLSNEEEFFGVNQDSDLSYEMNKDINDYL